Within the Phycodurus eques isolate BA_2022a chromosome 15, UOR_Pequ_1.1, whole genome shotgun sequence genome, the region ttaaagcacttcatgaaGCTGGATGGCCACGGTGTCCGATAAATGTAATAACTATATACatcatggggagaacatgcaaaccccacacaggcggggccggggattgaacccctgtcctcagacaATCTACCGTGCCGCtcgtattcttttttttttttttttttttcaaatttgtccaGCAGATGccgctatttttttttgtgattcaaagcatgcagcaaattATCACAGcttttacagtattttgcaGGCTGATAAGTATTTTTCTACTGATAAGTGTGGCGCTATTGATGTTGGATAATGtgtacatattaaaaaaaaacaacaagtgggTGTCTCTTACAAGTCCGTAAAATATACAGCTCTGGAATAAAATTAAGAGAAAACTGCAAAATGAGCAGTTTATTTGATTTTGCTATTTTGTTAGCCTAATAACAATTgctttaataattttttttaacataccaGAAAACAAGAAGGTATATTtgagtaaaatatatatatttaaaattctataaacaaaacccccaaattccaaatacaaacattttgattttgagtatttatttgcaGAATTCCAAATGTCAGAGCTGTTACAGTACTGTAATATACACTCAATGTTATAATTCCTAATTTAGCACCATCCACAGTTCCCTCTAAAGCTTGGTACTTTTATCCCATTGGCCTGCCAGTAAAATGCGTGAAATTATATGGACTGTGTGGTCTTTCTCCAGAAGCCTTCGAGTGGAAGCCCCACAGTGACGTCACAACAAAGAGCAAGCAGGCCACCTTCCACACTCGCAACCTTCTTTCCCAGCGTACCTCCTCCACCTACTTTTCTTCCAAATCCCCGGCGGACGTTTTGACCCGTCACGCAGCTCCGAGCAAGAGTGACAAGCCCGATTCATTCAATGATTTAGGTGTGCTGGCTAAAGTAGTGTGGCCTagaaacagcagcagcagcagcaggacgaGGAGGCACTTTTCTCAGGGTGTCGCAGGCATTTGCTGCAGCCAAGGCTGCACTAAGAATGATATAGGACGCTTGTGTTGAGGTGCCCAGCGAAGCAGTGTCATCATGTAAATATCTCCTAACAAATTGTCTGCATtttctttggggaaaaaaaaaacccaaaaaaaccccaacatcTTTCACTTTAtacacaatcaaataaaatctaTCATATGTAACAACACTGTTGAATTCATGTCCACAGCCAAGCCTGCCTTTACAACAAAGATGTGGATGAATGGATACATGTACTTAAAAGAGGGAGTCCAACTAGAAAAGTGACTCAAGGATTTGATGTTTATCATCACAATACTACAATAGACAACagtttttcaataaattagagTGTGGTGGAAAACTTAATTTATTTCAGGACTACAGttctatgaaaaaaaagtaatacttGTACATTGTATCGATTCACTACAcagaattaaatattttgtgatttttaaacTTAACTCATTATAGCTTTCAACTAACAAATTCCTGAATTCACTgtctcaaaaaattagaatactacataagaaacaaatgttttttttttgttttttttttttaaatatatgtatatattaatattataattgTGATCTGAAAGTCAAAGTCACAACAATAAATCTGCTTAAATCAATAGCGGCGGAGTATGTGAACTAATGGGTATCAGGAGTCATTCAACCTACAGTCCAATCAATGTGATGGGATTGGAGCTGTTGGCTAAAGCTGCCCTGCTCTATAAAAACACATCCCAGTTTAGCGTTTTCTATTCTCAAAACGCTTGGCTTATTTCGAGGAGGGCGTCGGACCAGAACAGTGACTCTTGAGAGTGACATTTATCccaatattttgtttgaaagcactggaaaaaaaaaaaaaaagtacttatgGGAAATCACTTAAAGTTGAGTGAATCTAAAATGTTCTTCTccatgaaaataatttattgcaaGGCTGCGTCAGTTGTACCTAGGTGGACctaaaaaaatggccaaacatgTTGTAAAAGATCAGGAATGACTTTTATCCAATTTGaatagtaaaatatttttaacaatgttttttttcattgcttgGGCACACAATGGCAACAATGTAGTAACAGTAAAACGTACATCTGTGTTGCGGACTCACCAAGATGGCTGCTTTGAAATGCCTCCCATGCTCTTTtatacaaatgtattcaaaatatATACTCGACAGACTGCAACATGACTTCTATAATTACGTCTTCCTGaactaatatataatatatacatccCCTTAATGAAATTGGAGGTAATATCGGCAGTCCCAGAGCATGTTTCTTTGAAGCATGCTTTCAAATTATACTAATTTTGTAATTTCATATGAGAGCATGTGTGAGCAGTTAAGGCAATTAATGACCAACTTTAACAGACAGCATTATTTTAATTGGACCAGTAACCTTTTAGACTTAAAGTGCATCTGGAAACACTCTGCTTCACTTGTTTCACTTTTCGTTGTTTTTGCCTTGTTCAAAAACAAGttaaattcatttttggaatgtatacacacgcacaccaaaCGTAAGAAATCACAGATGGCAATTACAGCCACAAATCTTTTTGAATATGCTATGAGCTTGGCACACGTTTGCTCTTTGCAGTTCctaaggtttttttgttgttgttgtttttgtttttttaagatgtgtattaaaaatatgtaacaaaaatctcacatgtacataagtattttggaataaggctgtaacatcaAGAAAAAGGGAAGCACTTAAATACATTCTGGATTTACTGTACAATTTTGCCTTTGCCAAGGTTTTGCTTTCATCAGGTGGGATGTTtgttacaaaaaagtaaaaaaaaaaaaaaaaggacaacatAAAAGCCAAGGAAGGATGCAAACATTACACATCATACACAAGTACAATATAACCATATTTTACAAAAGAAATgaccatctttaaaaaaaaattcccatgtAGAATAACATGTATAAAAAGAATATTTAAAGGCAGTCGGGAATGTTCTTTGGAGTCAAGGTGTAGTGTTTATGAAGTCCTCACATCACTTGTGGCGACACCGTGACAAGTAAGTGGATATCAGCCTGGTGTGATCGGAATAGTTTGTTTGCATCATCGCGACAACATCGAGACTTCCCCGGTGAACGCGCCTCGCGTGCCCATGTTGTCTCGTGCCATCTCCACTCTGCGGATCAGCATTTGGAAAGTGGGCCTGTGTCCCGGGTCACCGCTCCAGCACTCGGTCATCATCTGGTGCATCTGAGAAAGTGAAAGTGGCCTTGACTCACTGACAGTTACACTCTGCATCACTTTCCAAACATGTATTAGAGGAAAGTTGGGGAACCTTTTTCCTCTCAGGAGCCATTTCCAATTTTCAGGGATAAGTTCTCCAAGCGCCATACTAAATATATCCAAATATATCATGTGACAAgtgtttcttatttattatgTATTAGGAGCGTTCACGATAAAAACCATCTAGGAATTGCCTCGTCTTCTTTGTCATTTTGAGGGCTTTATATTTGTGATGGGGGCAGCTAGTCTTTGGCGTGTCTCCTTCACATGTTCCATGGCATGTTCCCTGCGTGCTTGCCTGGCATTTCTCAGGGTATTCACTGCGAGTGTGAATTATTGTTCATATCATCACTGTTGGGCAGAAACCCTGTATGTTCAAATTtgctcaatttcattttttctttcacaaattgatacttATTGGTCAGTCTCCATTCCATTCTCTCACATGGCCattcctgaaaagacacagatgTCTGAAACGGCCATTTCAGGGTTATTTCAAGGTGTTCTTAAAAGATGAACTTGAATGAACTGAGATTTGAATTGTTACCTAATTTAAACCAGGAACAGCCAGTTCTAGGTTTATGACTAAGTCATTGGCTTGAAGAAATCTGGAGGCTGCCTGGCGTAAACGCAATCAATAATGGTGCTTGTGATGCTCCCATTTCCTCTAAACTCTCTTCAGTGGACGTAAAAAGTCTCCACACCTCGTTCAAATGCcacatttttgtgatataaaaatcagaccaagataaatccttTCAAAACTTATTCCACCATCAGTGTGACCTGTAAACCGTAAAGCTcaactgaaataaaatttaTCTTTTGGAGAGGGgacgtaaaaacaaaacaactgtggTTGCACtagtgtgcacacacacacacacaaacctgggGATCTGGCTaggttcagaattaaccaaatAATGTTAATTGGGAGTTAGCCCACACCTGCAAACCACTTAaggtgcctctgattaaccccaaataaagtcttgatgttctagtaggctttttctgTTTGCATTGAGCCCTGTACCTGCAGCACCCAGATTCTGGGGGTGCAAGTAGCGTGGTTGCCCACCCCAGTTTTAGACAAAAGAAAACTGTTAGTGCTGACCTCCTTCGGACAATTATCCGGCACAGGCAAGCGATAGCCTTGTTTCAGCAGGTCGATCAAATGATAAACGATCATCTGTCCTTGTTTTTCATTTCCCATCTGCTCCATAAACACCTGGAACAAAAGTAGTCATGATAAGTAAGACCCACTTCCAGAATCACAGCAACCAAATTCATCTTTTTAAGGAGTGTTCAGTCAAATAGAAGTGATTCATAGCTTTGGGTAAAGTAGTGTGAGAAGTGCAATACCGCAGGTGGGCTGTTGCCTTTGTCACAGTAAGTAAAAAGTTCATAGAGGACCACACCAAAACTCCAAACATCTGAAGCCACCGAAAACTTGCTTTCTGTAAGTGACTCTGGAGAatacctgggggaaaaaaatatcaccaCATTGGTCAAATATGTTGTAGTCTTTGTGAGACACGATAGGGTCCATCTTACCAAAAGATGGGGCTTTCTCCGGGCTCCCTCACAGTGTAGTACTCTTTGTCCTGGGGCAGCACCTTGGTCAGACCGAAGTCACCAATCTTCACCCTCATGTCGCTCTCTACCAGAATATTTCTAGTAGCCAGGTCTCTGTGGATGTAACGCATTGTGGCCAGGTAGTCCATACCCTGGAACAATCGTGTCACATTTAAATGCAGGGAGAAAAATACTACTAACaattttaatactttttattgttacataaagaaaaacagacagTGTTCCATTTATTTGTATGATCATTTCTTGATTATACTggatttcctcaaatagtgtccATCCTTATGCATTAGAAGCCATCACCATTAGTCACTTGGTGTATTTtcttaagaaaaaataaagccCCTCCCCACAACATTTCccatgaggacaaaaaaaatgtagcaaccttaaTTGCCTCAGTTTATAGATGGAATTGTTCACACATGAACCTCGGACTCAACCGCCGAGCCTGTTTGAACCAAAAcggcagcaacacatgcaaactGTCTCTACAGATGAATTGTAGAGTCATGCAGCACGTTGAATGCATGATCGGCATGTAGGCCTTCACACTATACGGAGAGTTTGAAAATGACTAGCCTCCTACTAGACTCATTCGTGATTGCGACTCTTCACCAAAACACGATAGTGGGTGTACGAAGCGGGGTGGCCAGCCTTCGGTTCGGGTTGGCCGTGTCCACGCCTGGCCACCACGTAGCGCCGctctgtatatacagtgtttACCCACCTATTTGTCCTTTGCTACTTGCAAATTCACTCtttgtgaatttctttttttctttatttttttaattttttattttatttttgtcctgtttggctgttaggtcaagcagaatggaaaatctgcatcccttttatgccgaaacagttttactgtgtcacagtggagtttttaagcttcagctgttgtattataattgaggtttattgagaatccgacagaacaaagtttctcgaagtgagaaagaaagaaagacaaaagacaaagcactaattgtaaacaggatgagtgaagtGGCCACCGCcctgttgttcccatgtactaaaattaaggggtatattattaattttgaaatctggattatgccggcggcacggtggcgactggttagagcgtcagcctcacagttctgaggtgcggggttcaatccccggccccgactgtgtggagtttgcatgttctccccgtgcctgcgtgggttttctccgggcactccggtttcctcccacatcccaaagacatgcattcattggagactctaaattgcccgtaggcatgactgtgagtgcaaatggttgtttgtttgtatgtgccctgcgattggctggcaaccagttcagggtgtaccccgcctcctgcccgatgacagctgggataggctccagcacgcccgcaaccatagtgaggagaagcggctcagaagatggatggatggattatgccagattggggagagcatactcggagctaattgagatcctgtcgattctaaactttgccaccaagctgttaaggtggatgcaattattggattcttgaaacatttatggcgtttaagactcgtagaaataaatgggagttttggtagtttgatTTTGTTGCAGTCTCAATTTCTTTATGggacctatcctctgttatttgcctAGTCACTGTTtatgtgctctttctgaaatgacCTAAAATggcacaagatggtgccaaagctcagtgtaatagaaaagtagcactgcatttcatttgtgtgtaaaGGAACTATTGAAAGACAAGTTTTGTATATCGGGGAGGAATTAAGTTTAGCCCAGTTAGAAAGAAGTTACGATAGTGGTACACACATGCATTTATTCAAAATcggtaagccatttattttttattttaatactgtaAGATGTGTATGAAAagttattaaaatgtgttagGATCATAATTTTTGGTATATTTATGATTCAAACTATTAGTATAGGTATTTATAAacattgttgggggggggggcatcacatagtccaaaaatacaaatagaagCCTATCCCATCTACAGCTGAGTGAATAAATGCTCCCTGCTGCTATCTGTAGAAATGGGCTGgtttaaacaaaacaatgccGCCACACGCTGAATGAGTTCTCTAGTATGCGCTTTGCAGGACAGTATGTCACCTTGCAAATCTGTAGCGCATAGAGAAGCAGCTTCTTGGAATCAAAGTGGACTTTGTTTTTGAGAAGATAATCCCTCAAACTGCCG harbors:
- the rln1 gene encoding prorelaxin H1 gives rise to the protein MLGRATACVLVLALAACGGLQAQAVSGALLLRDYGVKLCGREFVRAVIFTCGGSRWKRLDDADFEAFEWKPHSDVTTKSKQATFHTRNLLSQRTSSTYFSSKSPADVLTRHAAPSKSDKPDSFNDLGVLAKVVWPRNSSSSSRTRRHFSQGVAGICCSQGCTKNDIGRLC